The proteins below are encoded in one region of Holophagaceae bacterium:
- a CDS encoding MgtC/SapB family protein, which produces MLQLIPPEGPKIILVLLLSFLVGLDREERSVEGHRVFGGVRTFPIIGLLGYALALLSNGQILPLVLGFAVVGGFGMVSYWHKRSETDEAGTTTEMSALAIYLVGALVFKGHFWIATTLVVIHLFLLELKSGLEGMAKRLAPMEVIAFTKFMLLTAVILPVVPDREFTSFQINPFKTWLVVVAVSAVSYGSYVLQKMLEGRGGIFLSALLGGAYSSTVTTVVLAKQGAGGHRPHAISGGILAASGMMYLRLAVLVGLFNRELFLRLGPAFGLLGLAAIFCAWIWSRQEDEAGGQSSQIEPARNPLELKAAFLFAAIFLGMLLVTHLAVTHLGTGGVYSLAAVMGLSDVDPFIMGMTQTAAGSTPVHVASTAILIAVSSNNLIKGVYARSFSDPRAGRWSLVLLIILAILGLIPAWWV; this is translated from the coding sequence ATTCTGCAACTCATTCCGCCTGAAGGTCCGAAGATCATCCTCGTCCTGCTGCTGTCGTTCCTGGTGGGGCTGGACCGGGAAGAGCGGAGCGTCGAAGGCCACAGGGTTTTCGGCGGAGTCCGCACCTTCCCCATCATCGGACTCCTGGGCTACGCCCTGGCCCTGTTGTCCAACGGCCAGATCCTTCCCCTGGTGCTGGGCTTCGCGGTGGTGGGCGGCTTCGGCATGGTGTCCTACTGGCACAAGCGTTCCGAGACAGATGAGGCCGGCACCACCACGGAGATGTCGGCGCTGGCGATCTATCTCGTGGGCGCCCTGGTGTTCAAGGGGCATTTCTGGATCGCCACCACCCTGGTGGTCATCCATCTCTTCCTGCTGGAGCTGAAATCCGGGCTCGAAGGCATGGCGAAACGGCTGGCCCCCATGGAAGTCATCGCCTTCACCAAGTTCATGCTCCTGACAGCGGTGATCCTGCCGGTGGTGCCGGACCGGGAATTCACCTCCTTCCAGATCAATCCCTTCAAGACCTGGCTGGTGGTGGTGGCCGTCAGCGCCGTCTCCTACGGCAGCTATGTGCTGCAAAAAATGCTGGAAGGGCGCGGCGGCATTTTCCTTTCCGCGCTGCTGGGCGGCGCCTATTCATCCACGGTCACCACCGTTGTGCTGGCGAAGCAGGGCGCCGGCGGACATCGCCCCCATGCCATCTCCGGCGGCATACTCGCCGCATCGGGGATGATGTACCTGCGGTTGGCTGTGCTGGTGGGGTTGTTCAACCGGGAGCTGTTCCTGAGGCTCGGTCCGGCGTTCGGCCTGCTGGGCCTGGCCGCGATCTTCTGCGCGTGGATCTGGTCCCGGCAGGAAGACGAGGCAGGCGGACAATCGAGCCAGATCGAACCCGCGCGGAATCCCCTGGAGTTGAAAGCGGCCTTCCTGTTCGCCGCCATTTTCCTCGGCATGCTCCTCGTCACCCATCTCGCCGTGACCCATCTGGGGACGGGCGGCGTGTATTCCCTGGCAGCCGTCATGGGGCTGTCGGATGTGGACCCCTTCATCATGGGCATGACCCAGACCGCCGCGGGTTCCACGCCGGTCCATGTGGCTTCGACCGCGATCCTGATCGCCGTGTCCAGCAACAACCTGATCAAAGGCGTCTACGCGCGCTCCTTCTCGGACCCCCGCGCGGGCCGCTGGAGCTTGGTGCTGCTCATCATCCTGGCCATCCTCGGCCTGATTCCCGCCTGGTGGGTTTGA